From the genome of Bradyrhizobium elkanii USDA 76, one region includes:
- a CDS encoding ABC transporter ATP-binding protein yields the protein MAEGAEDTPVVYLHDIKREYRQGEATLTVLNGANLALWPGQSVALVAPSGSGKSTLLHIAGLLETPDDGEVYVAGTPTSQMSDVDRTQIRRSDIGFVYQSHRLLPEFSALENVMLPQMIRGLKRSETVKRSTEILSYLGLGDRITHRPAELSGGEQQRVAIARAVANAPRVLFADEPTGNLDPGTADHVFNALMQLVKATRVAMLIATHNLDLAARMDRRVSLSNGQVVELE from the coding sequence ATGGCGGAGGGGGCGGAAGACACACCGGTCGTCTATCTTCATGACATCAAGCGGGAATACCGGCAGGGCGAAGCGACGCTGACGGTCCTGAACGGCGCCAATCTCGCGCTGTGGCCCGGTCAATCGGTGGCGCTGGTGGCGCCGTCGGGATCCGGCAAGTCGACATTGCTGCACATCGCGGGCCTGCTGGAGACCCCCGATGACGGCGAAGTCTATGTCGCGGGCACGCCGACCTCGCAGATGTCCGACGTCGACCGCACCCAGATTCGCCGTTCCGATATCGGCTTCGTCTATCAATCGCACCGGCTGCTGCCGGAGTTCTCGGCGCTCGAAAACGTCATGCTGCCGCAGATGATTCGCGGCCTCAAACGCTCCGAAACCGTGAAACGGTCGACCGAGATTCTCTCCTATCTCGGGCTCGGCGACCGCATTACTCATCGTCCGGCCGAGCTCTCGGGCGGCGAGCAGCAGCGTGTCGCGATCGCGCGCGCGGTTGCCAACGCGCCCCGGGTGCTGTTCGCGGACGAGCCGACCGGCAATCTCGATCCCGGCACCGCCGACCACGTCTTCAACGCGCTGATGCAACTCGTGAAGGCGACCCGGGTCGCGATGCTGATCGCGACTCACAATCTGGATCTTGCCGCGCGAATGGATCGCCGGGTGTCGCTGTCGAACGGACAGGTTGTCGAGCTCGAATAG
- a CDS encoding outer membrane protein — MKKILLVTASMLALSATAASAADLAARPYTKAPPPMVAAVYDWTGFYIGINGGWGQSHDNRSVDGFGGVGSYDANGGTVGGQIGYRWQAGGWVFGLEAQGNWADFSGSTGNLVVPGGIVRSKTDAFGLFTGQIGYAWNNVLLYAKGGAAVTDRNFQFLNAAGNLASQTGFDTRWSPTVGVGLEFAFSQGWSLGVEYNHIFEDTHGATFVTPAGVAVTGFHTGGDTDMVLGRLNYKFGGPVIAKY; from the coding sequence ATGAAAAAGATTTTGCTTGTCACCGCCAGCATGCTCGCGCTCAGCGCGACTGCTGCCTCCGCGGCTGACCTCGCGGCTCGCCCTTACACCAAGGCTCCGCCGCCCATGGTTGCCGCTGTTTATGATTGGACTGGCTTCTACATCGGTATCAACGGTGGTTGGGGCCAGAGCCACGACAACCGTTCGGTCGACGGCTTCGGCGGCGTCGGAAGCTACGACGCCAACGGCGGCACCGTCGGTGGCCAGATCGGCTACCGCTGGCAGGCCGGCGGCTGGGTGTTCGGTCTGGAAGCTCAGGGCAACTGGGCTGACTTCTCCGGCAGCACCGGCAATCTGGTCGTCCCGGGCGGCATCGTTCGCTCGAAGACCGATGCGTTCGGCCTGTTCACCGGTCAGATCGGCTACGCCTGGAACAACGTCCTGCTGTACGCCAAGGGCGGTGCTGCGGTCACCGATCGCAACTTCCAGTTCCTCAACGCGGCCGGCAATCTGGCCTCCCAGACCGGCTTCGACACCCGTTGGAGCCCGACGGTGGGCGTTGGCCTCGAATTCGCCTTCTCGCAGGGCTGGTCGCTCGGCGTCGAGTACAACCACATCTTCGAAGACACCCATGGCGCGACCTTCGTGACCCCGGCTGGTGTTGCCGTGACCGGCTTCCACACCGGTGGCGACACCGACATGGTCCTCGGCCGTCTGAACTACAAGTTCGGTGGCCCGGTCATCGCGAAGTACTGA
- a CDS encoding DUF3551 domain-containing protein translates to MRSLLLALLPALLALGAVAPTPASAQKYDSTSPVCKTNYRWGGEDTDCGYRSIAQCQASASGLAAICINNPYYAGPSIDGRPRASGRRPRPTY, encoded by the coding sequence ATGCGCAGTTTGCTTCTGGCACTCTTGCCGGCACTTTTGGCCCTGGGTGCCGTCGCGCCGACACCAGCCAGCGCCCAGAAATACGACTCGACCTCGCCGGTCTGCAAAACCAACTACCGATGGGGCGGTGAGGATACCGACTGTGGCTACAGGTCGATCGCGCAGTGCCAGGCCTCGGCGTCCGGCCTGGCGGCGATCTGCATCAACAATCCCTATTATGCCGGACCGTCGATCGACGGTCGGCCGAGAGCATCTGGCAGACGGCCTCGCCCCACTTATTGA
- a CDS encoding GDCCVxC domain-containing (seleno)protein, with product MTDLQLISELTCPSCGHVSIETMPTDACRFFYDCKGCGTRLKPKAGDCCVFCSFGTVPCPPKQAGNCCGN from the coding sequence ATGACGGACCTGCAGCTGATCTCCGAACTGACGTGCCCATCCTGCGGCCATGTCTCCATCGAGACGATGCCGACCGACGCCTGCCGGTTCTTCTACGATTGCAAGGGCTGCGGCACTCGCCTGAAACCGAAAGCAGGAGATTGCTGCGTGTTTTGCTCCTTCGGAACGGTCCCGTGCCCGCCCAAGCAGGCGGGGAATTGTTGCGGTAACTAG
- a CDS encoding lipoprotein-releasing ABC transporter permease subunit, with protein sequence MDETMSEPVRTPPFAPFEWLLSGRYLRARRKEGFISVIAGFSFLGIMLGVATLIVVMAVMNGFRKELLDKILGLNGHILVQPLESPLTDWKDVADRISQVQGIRLAAPVVDGQGLGSSPFNAAGVFIRGIRADDLNNLTSIAKNIKQGSLEGFDEGQGVAIGRRLADQLSLHAGDMITLVSPKGAVTPMGTTPRIKPYKITAVFEIGMSEYDSTFVFMPLAEAQAYFNRNNDVSSIEVFTTNPDKIETYRKLVTEAAGRPVFLVDWRQRNSTFFNALQVERNVMFLILTMIVLVAALNIVSGLIMLVKDKGQDIAILRTIGASQGSIMRIFLITGASIGVVGTLVGLLVGLLICFNIETIRQFLSWLTNTELFDPTLYFLSKLPAEIDFGETLAVVIMALTLSFLATLYPSWRAARLDPVDALRYE encoded by the coding sequence ATGGATGAGACCATGAGCGAGCCAGTCCGTACCCCGCCCTTTGCGCCATTCGAATGGCTGCTGTCCGGACGCTATCTGCGCGCGCGCCGCAAGGAAGGGTTCATTTCGGTTATCGCCGGCTTTTCGTTCCTCGGCATCATGCTCGGCGTCGCCACGCTGATCGTGGTGATGGCGGTCATGAACGGCTTCCGCAAGGAATTGCTGGACAAGATCCTCGGCCTCAACGGACATATTCTGGTGCAGCCGCTGGAATCGCCGCTGACCGACTGGAAGGATGTCGCCGACCGCATCAGCCAGGTGCAGGGCATCCGTCTCGCCGCCCCGGTGGTCGACGGGCAGGGGCTCGGCTCATCGCCGTTCAACGCCGCCGGCGTCTTCATCCGCGGCATCCGCGCCGACGATCTCAACAACCTCACCTCGATCGCCAAGAACATCAAACAAGGCTCGCTCGAGGGCTTTGACGAGGGGCAGGGCGTCGCGATCGGTCGCCGACTCGCCGACCAGCTTTCGCTGCATGCCGGCGACATGATCACGCTGGTCTCGCCGAAGGGCGCGGTGACGCCGATGGGCACCACGCCGCGCATCAAGCCCTACAAGATCACTGCGGTGTTCGAGATCGGCATGTCGGAATATGATTCGACCTTCGTGTTCATGCCGCTGGCCGAGGCGCAGGCCTATTTCAACCGCAACAACGACGTGTCCTCGATCGAGGTGTTCACCACCAATCCGGACAAGATCGAAACCTATCGCAAGCTGGTGACCGAGGCGGCCGGCCGGCCGGTGTTCCTGGTCGACTGGCGGCAGCGCAATTCGACCTTCTTCAACGCGCTGCAGGTCGAACGCAACGTGATGTTCCTGATCCTGACCATGATCGTGCTGGTCGCGGCGCTCAATATCGTCTCGGGACTGATCATGCTGGTGAAGGACAAGGGCCAGGACATCGCGATCCTGCGGACCATTGGCGCCTCGCAGGGTTCGATCATGCGGATATTCCTGATCACCGGCGCATCGATCGGCGTCGTCGGCACGCTGGTCGGTCTCCTGGTCGGCTTGCTGATCTGCTTCAACATCGAAACCATCAGGCAATTCCTGTCGTGGCTCACCAACACGGAATTGTTCGATCCCACGCTGTATTTCCTGTCGAAGCTGCCTGCTGAAATCGATTTTGGCGAGACGCTCGCCGTCGTGATCATGGCGCTGACGCTGTCCTTCCTTGCGACGCTCTACCCGTCGTGGCGCGCCGCGCGCCTCGATCCGGTCGACGCGCTCCGGTACGAATAA
- a CDS encoding DUF3551 domain-containing protein: MRTMILAAAASVAALATLGTAPAHGVGVRYPFCIQGDRYPGLSNCSYPSYEACLATASGIGQNCVANPYYAGDNDPRSSLHVSPRDRREGNFFDLFIH, from the coding sequence ATGCGGACGATGATTCTTGCTGCTGCAGCGTCAGTGGCCGCACTCGCAACGCTGGGGACTGCGCCCGCGCATGGCGTCGGCGTGCGTTACCCGTTCTGCATTCAGGGCGACCGCTATCCCGGCCTGAGCAACTGCTCCTATCCGTCGTATGAGGCGTGCCTGGCCACCGCTTCGGGCATCGGGCAGAACTGCGTCGCCAACCCCTATTATGCAGGCGACAACGACCCGCGCTCCTCTCTTCACGTGTCCCCGCGGGACCGCCGTGAGGGCAATTTCTTCGACCTGTTCATCCACTGA